In one window of Gossypium hirsutum isolate 1008001.06 chromosome A01, Gossypium_hirsutum_v2.1, whole genome shotgun sequence DNA:
- the LOC121230371 gene encoding uncharacterized protein, translating into MVRFSRLGDLLLVAGLVGLKLLLDLNSLIVLCSFSHPSNYGFHFCVQDWSTTYAKEGYKLKFCGKQQQQEQQGDVVRKQRPQTLDSLFANMKEQGIRALLRQTNAFQRNGGGQQRMPSGRGRFGN; encoded by the exons atggtaagattttcgaggctCGGCGATTTGCTGCTGGTTGCTGGGCTTGTTGGGTTAAAGCTATTGTTGGACTTGAACTCTCTAATCGTTTTATGCAGTTTCAGCCATCCATCCAATTATGGTTTTCATTTCTGTGTGCAGGATTGGAGCACCACCTATGCAAAGGAGGGTTACAAACTGAAATTTTGCGGCAAA CAACAACAGCAGGAGCAGCAAGGAGATGTAGTTAGAAAGCAGAGGCCTCAAACACTGGACTCACTGTTTGCCAATATGAAGGAGCAGGGGATTAGGGCATTGTTACGTCAGACCAATGCTTTTCAACGCAACGGTGGTGGTCAACAGAGAATGCCTTCGGGAAGAGGCCGGTTTGGCAACTGA